Sequence from the Leptospira johnsonii genome:
AAAGGATTGGTCTATGATCTTCTCCGAAAAGACTTATTAGGATATAATATTATTCTAATAGATAGGACCGAAGGTGTCCGTCAAATGAAATCCAACCGGGAGGAAATGATCCGGTATACCGGGATCATCGGGACGATCGCAATTCTTTTAGCTTACGGTTTGGCTTGGTTTGTGGTTCGCAGGATCAGAGTGATCAGTAAAAATGCTGAATCAATTGGGGAAGGTAATCTGAATGTGGAATTTCCTCCTGCAGGTTACGACGAGATTGGAGTATTGAGCGAATCCCTGAACGATATGGTTCACGGTTTGAAAGAAAGAGAAGAGATGAAAGGAGAACTTTTGGCAGCAGAAGAGATCCAGAAACGACTTCTTCCTGAAAAACTTCCTTCTAGTTTGAACGACTATGTGGAATTCGGTGCGTTCTATAAGGCGATGACCGGAGTCGGCGGGGATTATTACGATTTTATTGAATTGGGTGGAGGGAAGATCGCGATCTGTATCGGCGACGTTTCTAACCACGGTGTGGGCCCTGCGATAGTGATGGCTCTTTTCAGGTCTCAGATCAGGGCGATTCTCCGGAAAGGAGAAAGGGATTTGAAAAAGATCTTACTCGAGGCAAATGCTTATCAATATGAAGACACTCCCGATCATATTTTTATTACTTTCTTCTTAGCTATCTTCGATTCCAATACTTCCAGATTGGAATATATTTCTGCGGGCCACGTTAAGCCTTTATTCTTTGATGCTTCCGATGGAAAGATCAAAGAACTTCCTGCTGGTGGTTTGCCGATCGGTATGGATGAAAATTCCTTCTTTGAAACTACGATAGAGAAAAGAGTATTAACCTTGGATTCCGGAGATATTTTCTTCGAATATACGGACGGTTTGGATGAGGCAAGAAGTCCTAACTCGGATATGTACACCAGAGAAAGGCTTGCAAAATTACTGCACGCGAACGGAGAAAAACGTCCGGAAGAGTTGATCAAAACAATCGTCGCTGATGTGGAATCTCATACACAACAAGATCTAAGTGCGACAGGGTTCTCTAAACTTTCGGACGATATCGCTATGATCGCAATCCGGAAAAGATAAGAACCTTTCGTTTTCGTTGGATCCGTTTGTAGGAGTTCCTACAAACGGATCGTTCAAATTAAGGAAGGATTAGATCCTTCCAATCTTCTCCTGAAGTTTGAGGACAAAGATATACTTCTCCTTCGGAGTACTTGTTTTTGTTCTTTCTCCAAAGGGAAAGTTTAAGGTCGGCTTCTTCTAAACCTGTTTTTAAAACTTCTCTTAACTCTGAAATAGATTTGAAAGTGCCGTCCAAGACTCCGGTATTTTTTGCGTCGAAGTCCGCCCTGGATTTCTTTATGAAAGATCCGAAAAATTCTTTTTGGATAGATTCGATTTCTTGAATATTCCCTTCTTTTCTGAGCGAGGCTACTTTTGCTCCCTGGAACAGGTCGAACGCTGAGTTTCCTCCCATCACAGCGAGAGTTGCTTCTGCTAAAGAATAATATGCGATCCCTGGTCTTAAAAATCCGCTGAACGCATGTATCTGTCTTCCTCCGTAATTTTGTCTTAATACGATGGAGACTACAGGCATTTCAGAGAGAACGTTTACGTCCAAGGATTCCCCGCCGATTTGTTGTATCCTTGCTCTTTCTTGTTTGGTACCTGGAACGAAACCTGGAGCATCAGAGATCATTAATAAAGGAATGGAATGTTTGTTCGCGAATTCTGTGAATACTCTGAATTTTTCCGTTCCAGGTGCGTCAGGAGAGCCTCCTCCTTTCGGTTGGTCCGCAATGATCGCAATGGTTCTGCCTTGTATTCTTCCGAGTCCTGTAATCAAACTGGAACCTGGGTCCCATTCTCCGAATTCTAAGAAAGTGTTTTCGTCTAAAATTTTTTGGACGATCTCTTCTTTCATATCGTAAGAAACCGTGATCTCGTTCGGAAGTTTGATCTCGTTTCCGTTTGCCGGAGAATTTTCGATCTTTCTATGATTTAACAAATGGAAAAACTTTTTAATGATCTCATAAGCTTCCGATTCGTTTTTAGCTGTGAATGTCGCCCATCTTTTTTTATTCAAGAATTCCTTATGTATGGAAGCTTTGCTCTTTTCGTTCGGTTCTAAAAGTAACCATACATCCGCCTCTGAAGTAAGTTCGGAGACTCTAAGTCCTTCCGGATTTTTTACGAAATGTAAGCAGGCTCCTTTAAAATTTTGTAATGATTTTTGGAAGTCCCTTCTGGGTCTTAAGGAATCGTAATCATCCAAATGGGAACTTCTGAACCATTTGCTTCCGTATACTAAGAGCAGGCTTGTTCCAGTTTTTTCTGCGATCCGAACTGATTCTTTCGCTTTGATAATACAGGGAAGAGAATGGAATCCGTCGCTGGTTCTTGGCCCCATAGAAAGTACGGAAGCTTCTCCCAATCGAATGAATCCGGAGACTAATGATCCTGAACCTGAATAGTTTTCTTTGATCGGCAGGAAAAATCCGCTCTCAGAATGATAGGTGAGTTCGTTCTCATCTAAAACATTCCAATTTTCTGATATGACTCTTTGGCCTTTATCTTTTGGAAGAAGTTTACATCCCAATAAAGTGTCTTGTATCCTTCTGATGATCCAAATGAGCTGTATCTTATCGTTTGCTACAAAATCCACAGTTCCCGTGGCTTGGCCCATTATTTTAGCCCCGCCTATCTCATAATTGGTGAATTTTTCGCCGGTTACGGATTCGATTACTGAAGACCCTGTTAGAACTCGGTAGGATTCATCTTCATTTAAGAGAACTTGTAAGGAGGCTTGGGAAGAGCCATAAACATCCAGTCCTGTAGAGGATCCTGTTCCAACTGCGACTGTAAAACAAAACTTAGGTCTTTCTTCAGAGTTGTATCTTCTGAATTCTGATCCGTATTTCTTTTCAGTTTCGGAACATACTTCTTTTAAGACCGGATCTGAATGTGATTCGATTGCGGCTCTGAATTCGGAAGCTTTCAAACCTGCACTTAAAAGTGAGTTCATGAAGAATCCTTCTGCGGCTCTATTTAAAGAAACCATTCCTTCTTTAATGTTAGCGCCTGCTCCGTCATTCCAGATATACAAAGGAAGGTCTTTTCGATAGGCATAGTATGCGGCTGCTATGTATTTTCTTCCTTCTAAATCTCCTGTAGCGCCGCCTGCTACTCTGGAATCTTTAAAAAAACATAATGCAGGTTTTCCGCCAATCTTTCCTTCGAATATTTTTGCTCCTGGTATATAGATCTCTTCTTTGCCTGTTTTAGGATTTTTTCTGAGAAGACCGTCTGTTCCCGGGATCATGATCTCTTTTGCGGAATCCATATCGAATATTTCGGAAACCCAACATTCCAAAGGCCATTTTCCTTTTTGGAAAACAGTCAGATCTTTTGGATCGGTTCCTGTGCAGTACGGAAATCTAGGATCATTACGATGCGCTATGTCCATCCTAAGCTTTCCATCTTTAAAGAAGAAGGAAAGAGTTACCGTTTTTTCGGAATTTTCCGGAAGGAAATCCATCGTGAATTGACTGTAAACTCCGTGTAAGAAGAAACGAAGAACCGATCCGGAGGATTCCATTATATTATTATAATTGAATACATCTTGGTCATTGGATCCTGGATCGAATTTGACCTTGAATCCGGAAACTAGAACTTCTAATCTGAAAATATCCACTTTTTTGAATATTTGGGAGCCTTGCAAAATACACGCCCCTACTTTCGCGGTGGTTTCCAGATCGAATCGAGAAGTTTTCTTTTCCGATTCAGCGCTTAAAGTGGAGAAGAGTATATATTGTTTTTCTTTTTCGGTTTCTAAGAAATACAAAAAATGTCCGGGAGTAGGGGAGAATAATCTCTTAATACTTCCTTGGGATTGCCAATGTGCTATTTTTTTTCGGATTTGCGAAGTGAGGGACTCATCGAAGTTTTCAGGGATCAATGGTAAGTCTTCCGAAAAGGATCTTTTGAATTTTTCTTCTAAGATCTCGGATCTTTGCTCAGATACGGATGACCAAGGTGATTTTAGAAAACGTACATAATCGAATACATGTTTCCTGGAAATGGTTGCATCTCCCCCTTTGAATTTTTGGGGACGATTTCCTCTGGAGCTTAATATTCTTCTGACCGTTTTTTCGAGAGAACTTTCCTTCTCTCTTTCTTCCAGATACAAGATGCCATTCAATGCAAGATCGATGGAAGGAGTAGGCGGAGCATAAATGGAAAGTATTTCCAAAAGTTTTGCGACGAGTTCTTTTCCTTCTCTAAGATTCGCGTATGCTTTTACCAAAAATATGAATGCATCCTTTTGGTTTTTAGTCCTTCGAAGAGGATTCCATGGTTTTATTCCGTAATAATGAAATGCATTCGATAGAAGTTTTTTCGTAGTTTTAGGCGGATTATATCCTTCTGTATCCCATTCCGATAGAGCTCTTTGTATCTCTCCATAGTGAGAAAATTTTGTTCCAGGATCTGAAGAGAATATTCTGCGCACTAATACGTGGAATTTCAAAAGTTCTAAATAGAAATTTCCCCATTGTCGATTTTCCGAATCTGGAAGTTTGGAAAATTCAAAATTGGAAAGTATAGAATTTATCTTTTCTACTGCATCTTGTTCTCTAAAGGTTCCCAAGATCCAGGACTTCAGTAAAATTCTCAGATCGGAGCCCGAAGTTT
This genomic interval carries:
- a CDS encoding carboxyl transferase domain-containing protein; its protein translation is MIPTRKPEPDSFTQGILSIPEIDSVIRELKILNPGRSEKREILPERKGVLKKVLIANRGEIAKRFFLALREEGIRSVAVVTDPDREQSWYESADEIIYIGSSDKYTNSQTIIAATLLSDANAVYPGYGFLSEDFKFVESLEEASLIYKKNIIFMGPKASVMRKVGNKLDARKLALENGIPLLLGSGPITGGEEIAVQEAERIGYPIMIKLDSGGGGKGMVIVRNSKELVPAIESAVRIGVQSYGNGTFFFEKYVERPAHFEVQIFNSTAVGIRKCAVQRRNQKVVEESGETFLDDRTLLQLLSSAEKIAHISGYSEGCAAGTVEFLLDCETGNFGFLEMNTRLQVEYPVTDQSLGIDLAKWQILFFDGREQEIPYDSVIRRRFSDRNHSIQCRIYAEDPFQNYSPSPGKIKDLELPTFNGVRCDFGFRKGDRVLGDYDPMIGKLITTGTTREEALLRMERALSDLYIRGITTNIEQLLKLVRHDLFRSGEYDNLILSNNEELTKAEKESEEVGAVICSLAESVFITENDLKRSFRDRDLPKLLHSQESEYSLYEFELKSETKTFKTRLFRTSISSYRILLNGKDFGTIGVSLSGELGEEFLVEFAGRTIPVRVDRRPSFHLVRFPDEQGKLRYLRFSILSKDKKNNASSEGVLRSPFQGTFVKICNNPQTNETWKEGETIQEGDPILVISAMKMETVLTAPVSGKLGYLLEHGDGSKLVRGMTASGMVLGKGLSEGEILAKIETEQRSEVKKELENHNTFGGSIWEIWASLEADIELKLSPIEKTSGSDLRILLKSWILGTFREQDAVEKINSILSNFEFSKLPDSENRQWGNFYLELLKFHVLVRRIFSSDPGTKFSHYGEIQRALSEWDTEGYNPPKTTKKLLSNAFHYYGIKPWNPLRRTKNQKDAFIFLVKAYANLREGKELVAKLLEILSIYAPPTPSIDLALNGILYLEEREKESSLEKTVRRILSSRGNRPQKFKGGDATISRKHVFDYVRFLKSPWSSVSEQRSEILEEKFKRSFSEDLPLIPENFDESLTSQIRKKIAHWQSQGSIKRLFSPTPGHFLYFLETEKEKQYILFSTLSAESEKKTSRFDLETTAKVGACILQGSQIFKKVDIFRLEVLVSGFKVKFDPGSNDQDVFNYNNIMESSGSVLRFFLHGVYSQFTMDFLPENSEKTVTLSFFFKDGKLRMDIAHRNDPRFPYCTGTDPKDLTVFQKGKWPLECWVSEIFDMDSAKEIMIPGTDGLLRKNPKTGKEEIYIPGAKIFEGKIGGKPALCFFKDSRVAGGATGDLEGRKYIAAAYYAYRKDLPLYIWNDGAGANIKEGMVSLNRAAEGFFMNSLLSAGLKASEFRAAIESHSDPVLKEVCSETEKKYGSEFRRYNSEERPKFCFTVAVGTGSSTGLDVYGSSQASLQVLLNEDESYRVLTGSSVIESVTGEKFTNYEIGGAKIMGQATGTVDFVANDKIQLIWIIRRIQDTLLGCKLLPKDKGQRVISENWNVLDENELTYHSESGFFLPIKENYSGSGSLVSGFIRLGEASVLSMGPRTSDGFHSLPCIIKAKESVRIAEKTGTSLLLVYGSKWFRSSHLDDYDSLRPRRDFQKSLQNFKGACLHFVKNPEGLRVSELTSEADVWLLLEPNEKSKASIHKEFLNKKRWATFTAKNESEAYEIIKKFFHLLNHRKIENSPANGNEIKLPNEITVSYDMKEEIVQKILDENTFLEFGEWDPGSSLITGLGRIQGRTIAIIADQPKGGGSPDAPGTEKFRVFTEFANKHSIPLLMISDAPGFVPGTKQERARIQQIGGESLDVNVLSEMPVVSIVLRQNYGGRQIHAFSGFLRPGIAYYSLAEATLAVMGGNSAFDLFQGAKVASLRKEGNIQEIESIQKEFFGSFIKKSRADFDAKNTGVLDGTFKSISELREVLKTGLEEADLKLSLWRKNKNKYSEGEVYLCPQTSGEDWKDLILP